The Catellatospora citrea DNA segment TGGTCGCGGTCGCCGACGCGCGGCGCATCAAGATCCAGTGGGAGAAGATCGGCACCCACGGCGAGCGGTACGAGCAGGGCTTCGACCACGGCGACGACGAGTTCTACCACGACCCGGGCGACGACTACGACGATCCGCACTACGACGACCAGCACTACGACGACGCCGCGGGCCACGACGACCCGCACGGGTCCGACGACACCTACGCCGGCTTCCGCGACGACGACCCGATCGACCTCGACGCGGTGCCGGTGCACGACCCGCTGCCGCGCCGCCAGCCGAGCCCGCACCGCCGCCCGGCCCCCCACGAGGACCCGGTGCAGGTCGCCGTGCTGGAAGGCGAGCTCTACACCGGTGAGGTGCCGGGCCCGCGCACCCCGATGGACGAGGAGTCGCCGGACTTCGTCTCCGTCGACATGATCGACTTCGCGGACGTGCCGGAACCCGCCGCGCCCACGATCTCCGACACCTTCACCGGGCCGGTGGCGCTGCCGCCCGCGGCCGGCGCCGGCATCGACGACCTGCTCGTCGCGTCACCGCACGCCCGGCCCGCGTCGGCCGGTTCGATCCAGGGCGTGGGCATCACCCTGCTGGTCACCGACCTGGCCCGCTCCCGCGGCTTCTACCACGACCTGCTCGGCTTCTACGAGATCGACGGCGGGCCGGGCAACCTGGTGCTCGCCTCCGGCGACACCCGGCTCGTGCTGCGCACCACCCCTGAGCTGGCCCCGGTCAACCGCCGGCACGTGCACCTCAACCTGGAGGTCGGCGACGTCGACGCGGTCTACCGGGAGCTGAAGGTGCGCGGCGTCAAGTTCACCTACGCGCCCCGGGTGGTCAACCACGGCGAGCGCCTCGAACTGTGGGCCGCCTCGTTCAAGGACCCCGACGGCCACGGCATCGCGGTCATCGAGTGGAAGGCGCGCGGCTAGCCGGTGATGGTCCGGCGCACGTAGAGCACGTACGCCCAGGTGAGCCCGAACACGACGCCGACCACCGCGAAGGCCCAGTGCAGGAAGCCCAGCAGCAGCAGCGCGACCTGGAACGCCGAGACCAGCCACCAGCCCCACGGGAAGCGCAGGGTCGCCGTCAGCGCCATGGACACCACCACGGCCACCAGCGCCACGGTCACCGCGGTCATGTTGCCGCCCGGCGGGCGCAGCACCCAGATCGGCATCAGCGCCAGCAGCAGCACCAGCGCCTCCAGCACCAGCGTGCCCGCGGCGAGTCCGCGCACCGCGCGGGTCGGGTTGCGCAGGCCGCTGGGCTTGCCGCCCAGACTCAACTGCAGGTCGCGCTCGCGGGCCTCCCCCGGCTTGTGCCCGGCCGGGCCCTCGGGCGTCGAGCCGGCCGCGGCCTCACTCGGGTGGCTGTGCTCGGTCATCCCCGCTCCTTGCTGCGTTGCGCCTGAGCCGATCCGGGCCGCCTGACCCGCGTGCTCATGCCCGTTCTTCCCGCGCCGGTGCGCCGGGCCCCCTGCTCACCGGTGGAACAGCTTCCGCGCGTCGGCGACGGTCACGACGGAGCCGGTGATGAGCACGCCGACGCCGCTGATGCCCGCGTCGATGTCCGACTCGGCCAGGGTCACCGCGGCCTCGATGGCGTCGGGCATCTCGGGATGGATGTGCACCCGGTCCTCCCCGAAGATCTCGTACGCGATCTCCGCCAGCTCCTCGGCGGGCAGCGCCCGCGGCGAGGAGTTGCGCGTGCAGACCAGCTCGTCGACCACCGGTTCGAGCAGGTCCAGCACCCCGGCCGCGTCCTTGTCGCCGAGCATGCCGACCACCGCGACCAGGCGGCGGAAGGAGAACTCCTCGGTCAGCGCGGCGACCGTCGCGGCCATGCCGTGCGGGTTGTGCGCGGCGTCGACCAGCACGGTCGGCGCGTTGCGGACCCGCTCCAGCCGGCCCGGCGAGGAACTGGACGAGAAGCCCTCGCGCACCAGCTCCACCTCCAGCTGCCGGTCCTTGCCCGCGCCGAGGAACGCCTCGACCGCGGCCAGCGCCAGGGCGGCGTTCTGCGCCTGGTGCGCACCGTGCAGCGGCAGGAAGATCTCGTCGTACACCCCGCCCAGGCCCTGCAGCGTGAGCACCTGGCCGCCGAGCGCCACGTTCCGCTCGATCACGCCGAACTCGCTGCCCTCGCGGGCCACCGTCGCGCCGACCTCGGCGCAGCGCTCCAGGATCGGCTCCATCGCCTCCTCCGGCTGCAGGGCGCAGATCAGCGTGGCACCCTCGTGCACGATGCCCGACTTGGCCAGCGCGATGTCGGCGATCGTGTCGCCG contains these protein-coding regions:
- a CDS encoding VOC family protein; protein product: MARLGRKPVRPGRVTTAVCLGALGLFVISMSAGLGSWPLGAVGAAMVVVGVALLTTASMLGADKAYVVGTVHVVKASEPPLNAEFGRCEMQVLVDAPGHPGQTVVMNDPRVPVLKWPDAGDTLPALVAVADARRIKIQWEKIGTHGERYEQGFDHGDDEFYHDPGDDYDDPHYDDQHYDDAAGHDDPHGSDDTYAGFRDDDPIDLDAVPVHDPLPRRQPSPHRRPAPHEDPVQVAVLEGELYTGEVPGPRTPMDEESPDFVSVDMIDFADVPEPAAPTISDTFTGPVALPPAAGAGIDDLLVASPHARPASAGSIQGVGITLLVTDLARSRGFYHDLLGFYEIDGGPGNLVLASGDTRLVLRTTPELAPVNRRHVHLNLEVGDVDAVYRELKVRGVKFTYAPRVVNHGERLELWAASFKDPDGHGIAVIEWKARG
- a CDS encoding DUF4233 domain-containing protein, with protein sequence MTEHSHPSEAAAGSTPEGPAGHKPGEARERDLQLSLGGKPSGLRNPTRAVRGLAAGTLVLEALVLLLALMPIWVLRPPGGNMTAVTVALVAVVVSMALTATLRFPWGWWLVSAFQVALLLLGFLHWAFAVVGVVFGLTWAYVLYVRRTITG
- a CDS encoding bifunctional folylpolyglutamate synthase/dihydrofolate synthase; this encodes MVFDLGRIEELLDVLGSPQRAYPSIHLTGTNGKTSTARMIDSLLRAHGLHTGRYTSPHLETVRERISLDGQPVDEERFTAVYAEVGPLAELIDSRSDEPLTYFDMTTALAFATFADAPVDVAVVEVGLGGAEDATNVIQAGVAVITPIGLDHTEWLGDTIADIALAKSGIVHEGATLICALQPEEAMEPILERCAEVGATVAREGSEFGVIERNVALGGQVLTLQGLGGVYDEIFLPLHGAHQAQNAALALAAVEAFLGAGKDRQLEVELVREGFSSSSSPGRLERVRNAPTVLVDAAHNPHGMAATVAALTEEFSFRRLVAVVGMLGDKDAAGVLDLLEPVVDELVCTRNSSPRALPAEELAEIAYEIFGEDRVHIHPEMPDAIEAAVTLAESDIDAGISGVGVLITGSVVTVADARKLFHR